One Arachis hypogaea cultivar Tifrunner chromosome 2, arahy.Tifrunner.gnm2.J5K5, whole genome shotgun sequence genomic window, ATGTTAAAGAGATAAGAGTACTCAAAAAGTGCTTCACCAACAGATAGATCCTCCAATTTTCGTATAGAAACTAGAATGCTCCAGCATCCTCCACGTGTCAAGACATGTGTTCCATCCCCACAACCTTACTAATATCTCTGGACTCTACTAGACACTCTTGCCACGTGTCAGACACCTAACACATACAAAAACTCCCGCTATATATAAGCAAGAACCCTCATCTCAAAATGCTCATAATCACAAAGATCCATAAAAGTATattaagaaaaaacaaagaacaaaaatcaAGCAAAATTGTGTTGTAACTATGGCTAGTGATGGCAGTGGAGAATTCAAATTGGTATCACCAACAATAAACAATGAAGGAAGGCTACCAAGGCACCATACTGATGAAGGCCAAGGGGCAAAAAAGAACATTTCCCCTCCTCTAGAGTGGTACAACCTGCCAGAGGGGACAAAATCTCTCGCAGTGGTCGTTGAGGATATCGATGCACCCGACCCAGATGGGCCCATTGTTCCGTGGACCCATTGGGTCGTGGTGAACATCCCACCTACAGTTAAGGGCTTGCCAGAAGGATTTTCCGGCAAGGAAGAGGAAATGGGTGGGGATTACAAAGGGATTAAGGAAGGGAATAATGATTGGAAGGTTCCTGGCTGGCGTGGACCTAGGTTACCCACACATGGCCATAGGTTCCAATTTAAACTATATGCTTTGGATGATGAGCTAAATCTGGGTAACAAGGTATGTGTAgtgattttaa contains:
- the LOC112750765 gene encoding uncharacterized protein — its product is MASDGSGEFKLVSPTINNEGRLPRHHTDEGQGAKKNISPPLEWYNLPEGTKSLAVVVEDIDAPDPDGPIVPWTHWVVVNIPPTVKGLPEGFSGKEEEMGGDYKGIKEGNNDWKVPGWRGPRLPTHGHRFQFKLYALDDELNLGNKVTKEKTLEAIEGHVLGEAVLMAKF